The genomic DNA GAACAGCGTCCACCCGGTGCTGGTCGCGCCGGCCGCGATCCCGACCTGGTGGGCCGGGTGGCCGGGCACCGACATCGGTGCCTTCGGCAGCGGCCGCCCGTCGAACCCGATCAGCACCAGGTACAGGTCCGGCAGCGACTCGTGGTCGATCGGGCCGGCGTTGTGCACCGCGGTGCGGACCAGCACCGCCCGTTCGGTGCCGTCCATCCGGTAGCCCGCGTTCGACAGGATCTCGTCCGCCGGATCGATGACGTCGAGCAGTGACACCGTCAGGCGCTCGCCGAACAGCCCGGTCGTCTCCAGCGGCGGGAACGACGGTGCGGCAGGGGGTGTCGCGTGCCGCGGAGCCGCCGGGTCGGGGACCGCGGTCGGTCCGGACGACGGCAGGGGTGGTGGGACGAACGGCGGCATCGACAGCGGCGCGAGGTCGGGGATCCGCGGGCCCGCCGGGACCGGAGGCACAGCGGGCGCTGGGGGTACAGGGGGTGCGGCGGGGAGCGCCTCGTCGAAGTGCCATGTCTGGGTGGCGCCGGGGTCCTCCTGCAGTGCTGCGGGAGCGGGGGGCTCGGCAGCGGGTTCGGGTTCGGGATCGTCGGCGCGGGCCCAGGAGGCGGTGCCGGGGATGCCCCAGGTGCCGGCGCCGGCCGGCAACGGGGCGGGTGTCGGTGCGGGTTCAGGTGCCGGTTCGGGGGCGGGATCCTCGGCGGGGGCGGGTGTCTCGGTGCCTTCGGGGGAGGTGGGGGTGCCGAAGGGGAACTCGCCCAGCGGCACCGCTCCGGCGATCGCCTGCTCGTGCGGCGGGACCGGGGAGGTCGGCGGGACCACACCCGGCGGGATCGCGGCCGGTGACAGCGCGGGGAGGGGTGCAGCCGGGAGGGGCGGTGCGGGCATGGGCGGGGCGGGGTCCGCGAAGGGCTGCGGGACCGGGGTGAACTGCTGGGGCGGCACCGGGTCGGCGAAGGGTTGCGGAACCGGGGTGAAACCGGCGGGCACCGGCGGATCCGCCGGCGGGAAGGGCGCGTTCTCCGGCACCGGGGCCTCGGCGACCGGGGGGTCGGCGGGCGGGAAGGGGGACGGGACCGGCTTCGCGAGGTCGGGTGCCGCCTGGGGGACAGACACGGGAACAGGCACGGCGACGGGGACGGGACCGGAGGGGGACGGCGCCGGGCCCTGGAACGCTCCGGTGACCGGGCCGGCCTGCGCGATCCGCCACAGCGCCTGCCGGTCGCCCTCGGCGATCAGCCGCAGCGGCATGCCGCGCTCGGCCATGGTGAGGAGCCGGTCGACGGCCTCCCGTGGACTCATCCGGGCCCGCCAGGCGGCGTCGTCCAGCCGGACGAAGTCGTTGTTGATGAGCTCGGCGAGGATCCGCAGATCCGCGGTGTCCGGCACGGGCCGCCCGCCGGGTCCGCCCGGCGTCGGGGGAGGAGTCGTCACGCCTCCGGACGCTACCCGGACGGGGCGCCCACCGGCAGGACCTTCCGGGCAACACCGACGACGAGTCCGTCGGCAACCCGGTCGGCAACCCGGTCGGCGAACCGGTCCGGCCGGACTGTCGGTGGCGACTGTTAGAACATCGCTGGGGGATGATGGTCGGGTCCCGCGGGCGGGACCGTTGGGCAGTGCGAGAGGCAAGGGGTACACGTGTCGGGTCAGGGTTCCGGAGACTCCTTCGTCCACCTGCACGTGCACACCGAGTACTCGATGCTGGACGGGGCCGCCCGGCTGGGCGGGCTGTTCGAGCGGGCCGCCGAGATGGGCATGCCGGCCCTGGCAATGACCGACCACGGCAACGTCTTCGGCGCGTTCGACTTCTACCGCCAGGCGAAGTCGGCCGGGATCAACCCGATCATCGGCATGGAGGCGTACGTGACGCCGGGGACGTCCCGGTTCGAGCGCCGCCCGGTGCGGTGGGCGGACGGCGGCGAGGACGACGTGTCCGGCGCCGGCGCCTACACCCACATGACGCTGCTCGCCGAGAGCACCGAGGGCATGCACAACCTGTTCCGGCTGGCCTCCCGGGCCTCGCTGGAGGGCTACTACTACAAGCCGCGCGCCGACCGTGAGCTGCTGCAGCAGTACTCGAAGGGCATGATCGCCACCACCGGGTGCCCGTCCGGCGAGGTCCAGACCTGGCTCCGCATCGGCGATTACGCGAAGGCCAGGGCCAGTGCCGCCGAGTTCCGGGACATCTTCGGCGCGGAGAACTACTTCCTCGAGCTGATGGACCACGGCCTGGGCATCGAGACCCGGGTGCACGAGGGCCTGCTGCGCCTCGGCCGCGACCTCGGCCTGCCGATGATCGCCACGAACGACCTGCACTACGTGGACGAGGCCGACGCCGACGCGCACGAGGCGCTGCTCTGCGTGCAGTCCGGCAAGACCCTGGACGACCCGAACCGCTTCAAGTTCGACGCCCGGGACTTCTACCTCAAGACGCCGAAGCAGATGCGCGACCTGTGGCAGGGCAAGTACGAGCTGCGCGAGGCCTGTGACAACACGCTGCTGATCGCCGAGCGCTGCTCGGTGACCTTCGACGAGGGCGCGTCGTACATGCCGCGGTTCCCCGTCCCGGAGGGCGAGGACGAGACCTCCTGGTTCGTCAAGGAGGTCGAGCGCGGCCTGGTCGCCCGGTTCCCCGACGGGATCCCGCCGGAGGTGCGCAAGCAGGCCGACTTCGAGGTCGGTGTCATCACCCAGATGCGGTTCCCCGGCTACTTCCTCGTGGTCGCCGACTTCATCAACTGGTCGAAGAACAACGGCATCCGGGTCGGCCCGGGGCGTGGGTCGGGTGCCGGGTCGATGGTGGCCTACGCCATGCGGATCACCGACCTGAACCCGCTGCAGCACGGCCTGATCTTCGAGCGGTTCCTCAACCCCGAGCGCGTCTCCATGCCCGACTTCGACGTCGACTTCGACGAGCGCCGGCGCGGCGACGTCATCCGGTACGTCACCGAGAAGTACGGCGACGACCGGGTCGCGCAGATCGTCACCTACGGCACCATCAAGGCCAAGCAGGCGGTCAAGGACTCGGCGCGCGTGCTGGGCATGCCGTTCTCCGTCGGCGACCGCATCACGAAGGTCATGCCGCCCCCGGTGATGGGCAAGGACGTGCCGCTGTCGAAGATCTTCGACCCGTCGCACAACCGGTACAACGAGGGCGGCGAGTTCCGTGCGCTGGTCGAGTCCGACGTCGAGGTGCGCCGGGTCGTCGACATGGCGAAGGGTCTGGAGGGACTGAAGCGGCAGTGGGGCGTGCACGCCGCCGGCGTGATCATGTCCTCGCACCCGCTGCTCGACCTCATCCCGATCATGAAGCGGGAGCAGGACGGCGCGATCATCACGCAGTTCGACTACCCGACCTGCGAGGGCCTCGGCCTGATCAAGATGGACTTCCTCGGGCTCCGCAACCTCACGGTGCTCGACGACGCCCTGATCAACATCAAGGCCAACCGTGGCGAGACGGTGGTCCTGGAGGATCTCGAGCTCGACGACAAGAAGACCTTCGACCTGCTGGCCAAGGGCGACACCCTGGGTGTCTTCCAGCTGGACGGCGGGCCCATGCGGGCGCTGCTGCGGTCGATGCGACCGGACAACTTCGAGGACATCTCCGCGGTCGGCGCGCTGTACCGGCCGGGCCCGATGGGCGCCAACTCGCACAACGAGTACGCCGACCGGAAGAACAAGCGCAAGCCGGTCATCCCGATCCACCCGGAGCTGGAAGAGCCGCTGGCCGAGATCCTCGGCGACACCTTCGGTCTCATCGTGTACCAGGAGCAGGTCATGGCCATCGCGCAGAAGGTCGCCGGGTACTCGCTCGGCCAGGCCGACCTGCTGCGCCGCGCCATGGGCAAGAAGAAGAAGTCCGAGCTGGACAAGCAGTTCGAGGCGTTCTCCGCCGGCATGGCCGAGCGCGGCTACTCGGGTGCCGCGGTGAAGACCCTCTGGGACATCCTGCTGCCGTTCTCCGACTACGCCTTCAACAAGGCGCACTCGGCGGCCTACGGGCTCGTCTCGTACTGGACCGCCTACCTCAAGGCCAACTACCCGTCGGAGTACATGGCCGCGCTGCTCACCAGCGTCGGCGACGACAAGGACAAGTCCGCGATCTACCTCGCCGAGTGCCGCAGCATGGGGATCACCGTGCTGCCACCGGATGTCAACGCCTCGGAGAAGAACTTCGCCCCGGTCGGCACCGACATCCGGTTCGGGCTGTCCGCCATCCGGAACGTCGGTACCGGGGTGGTGGCGTCGATCATCGCCTGCCGCAAGGACAAGGGCGCCTACACCAACTTCTCCGACTACCTCAGCAAGGTCGATGCGGTCGCCTGCAACAAGAAGGTGATCGAGTCCCTGATCAAGGCAGGGGCTTTCGACTCGCTGAACCACCCGCGCAAGGGCCTGCTGATGCGGCACGTCGAGGCCGTCGACTCGGTGCTGGCGCTCAAGCGGGCCGAGGCCGAGGGGCAGTTCGACCTGTTCGGCGAGCTGAGCACGGAGGACTCCGCCGACTCGTCGCTGCACATCGAGATCCCGGACACCGAGTGGGACACCAAGCTGCGCCTCGGATTCGAGCGGGAGATGCTCGGGCTGTACGTGTCCGGACACCCCCTGTCCGGGGTCGAGCATGTGCTGGCCTCGCAGTCGGACGCCTCGCTGCCGGACATCCTGGACGGCACCATCCCGGACCGGGCCACGGTGACCGTCGGCGGCATCCTCACCGGTCTGCAGCGGCGGCTGACCAAGAAGGGCGATCCCTGGGCGTCGGCGACGCTGGAGGACCTGGCCGGCGGGGTGGAGGTCGCCTTCTTCCCGAAGGTCTACTCCGAGTTCGCGTTGTCGCTGG from Nakamurella alba includes the following:
- the dnaE gene encoding DNA polymerase III subunit alpha translates to MLDGAARLGGLFERAAEMGMPALAMTDHGNVFGAFDFYRQAKSAGINPIIGMEAYVTPGTSRFERRPVRWADGGEDDVSGAGAYTHMTLLAESTEGMHNLFRLASRASLEGYYYKPRADRELLQQYSKGMIATTGCPSGEVQTWLRIGDYAKARASAAEFRDIFGAENYFLELMDHGLGIETRVHEGLLRLGRDLGLPMIATNDLHYVDEADADAHEALLCVQSGKTLDDPNRFKFDARDFYLKTPKQMRDLWQGKYELREACDNTLLIAERCSVTFDEGASYMPRFPVPEGEDETSWFVKEVERGLVARFPDGIPPEVRKQADFEVGVITQMRFPGYFLVVADFINWSKNNGIRVGPGRGSGAGSMVAYAMRITDLNPLQHGLIFERFLNPERVSMPDFDVDFDERRRGDVIRYVTEKYGDDRVAQIVTYGTIKAKQAVKDSARVLGMPFSVGDRITKVMPPPVMGKDVPLSKIFDPSHNRYNEGGEFRALVESDVEVRRVVDMAKGLEGLKRQWGVHAAGVIMSSHPLLDLIPIMKREQDGAIITQFDYPTCEGLGLIKMDFLGLRNLTVLDDALINIKANRGETVVLEDLELDDKKTFDLLAKGDTLGVFQLDGGPMRALLRSMRPDNFEDISAVGALYRPGPMGANSHNEYADRKNKRKPVIPIHPELEEPLAEILGDTFGLIVYQEQVMAIAQKVAGYSLGQADLLRRAMGKKKKSELDKQFEAFSAGMAERGYSGAAVKTLWDILLPFSDYAFNKAHSAAYGLVSYWTAYLKANYPSEYMAALLTSVGDDKDKSAIYLAECRSMGITVLPPDVNASEKNFAPVGTDIRFGLSAIRNVGTGVVASIIACRKDKGAYTNFSDYLSKVDAVACNKKVIESLIKAGAFDSLNHPRKGLLMRHVEAVDSVLALKRAEAEGQFDLFGELSTEDSADSSLHIEIPDTEWDTKLRLGFEREMLGLYVSGHPLSGVEHVLASQSDASLPDILDGTIPDRATVTVGGILTGLQRRLTKKGDPWASATLEDLAGGVEVAFFPKVYSEFALSLAEDAVVLVKARVSRSDDRLSLHAQSVTVPDLTVSTNRGPMQVTMNAARCTPPVVDRLRDVLQAHPGTTAVHLRLLSGGRTTTLRLDDGLRVTPTSALMGDLKALLGADCLA